One window of Acidobacteriaceae bacterium genomic DNA carries:
- a CDS encoding GH92 family glycosyl hydrolase: MTKRLPLGRRDFLKSSAAVIVGVALDNNAADAQQAGDDLSTSPPSSANIGNANPLQGTNSTYRFSRGNTLPIAALPFGMAHWTLQSAEGTAWMFDPSSRRLQGFRCTHQLSPWLADYGHAVFLPCAGAPKLDAESRSSSWRPEQARLQPFSFELELMRYQIDAELVPTERCALISSSYHSKETPGFIIEVPGHDVTFQQDSNHTTIRFQSRSNHGGVPENFATYYIVQFDQPWEHVQTLETSAGTAALISFGDAGPRKIAARIATSFISYEQCARNLAAELGSQSVDQNRERAEKQWDSYANRIEITGGTDHQRKTFYSCLYRALLFPHTWHEFDASGQPQHFSPYDGKVHTGVMYADHGYWDVYRAWYPLMSILWPEKLGEILESWVNAYREGGWLPQFPCPGYRACMTGSLIDAVFGDAAAKGIPGFDLKTAYEGLKKHATQPGDPEKGYGRRGIESYLKLGYVPVESVSQSVAETVDAAYGDFCISQVATALGQNDDARMFLERSRNWRRVFDPKTGFFRGKHEDGTWLEPFDEFQWGSPYVEGSAWQHRWDAPHEIAALISQMGGQASAVAALDRMLSLPPTFHVGVYGQEIHEMSEMAAVDFGQYAQSNQPVHHLLYIYAVASRPDRTQYWVRQVLNKLYSPDDFPGDEDTGSMAAWYILSAIGFYPLCPGKAEYVFGSPLFEKVTLHLPMNKTLEIEARDQSETAVYVSSLTVNGTPQKSPYLPHETVMRGGRIEFSMQDHPLKS, encoded by the coding sequence ATGACAAAGCGTCTTCCCCTCGGACGTCGGGATTTTCTTAAGTCTTCGGCCGCGGTAATCGTCGGCGTGGCGCTGGACAATAACGCGGCCGATGCCCAGCAGGCGGGCGACGATCTAAGCACCTCTCCGCCTTCTTCGGCCAATATCGGCAATGCGAATCCCCTACAGGGAACAAATTCCACATACCGATTTTCGCGCGGCAACACCCTTCCAATCGCCGCTCTCCCCTTTGGCATGGCGCACTGGACACTTCAATCGGCAGAAGGAACCGCGTGGATGTTTGATCCATCAAGCCGCCGCCTTCAGGGATTTCGCTGCACACATCAGTTAAGCCCTTGGCTCGCCGACTACGGCCATGCAGTTTTCCTTCCTTGCGCCGGCGCGCCGAAGCTGGACGCGGAATCGCGATCGTCCTCATGGCGTCCCGAGCAAGCTCGCCTCCAGCCGTTCTCTTTCGAGTTGGAGCTGATGCGCTATCAGATTGATGCGGAGTTGGTTCCGACGGAACGCTGTGCCCTCATCAGTTCGAGCTACCACAGCAAGGAAACCCCCGGATTCATAATCGAAGTTCCAGGGCACGATGTCACATTCCAGCAAGACTCCAACCACACCACTATTCGTTTTCAATCTCGCTCGAATCACGGTGGCGTTCCGGAGAACTTTGCAACCTATTACATCGTTCAGTTCGACCAACCTTGGGAACACGTACAAACCCTGGAAACAAGTGCTGGCACAGCCGCTCTCATCAGCTTTGGTGACGCGGGTCCTCGCAAGATCGCCGCGCGCATCGCAACCTCGTTCATCTCATACGAGCAGTGCGCACGCAATCTCGCGGCTGAGCTCGGCAGTCAAAGTGTCGACCAGAACCGCGAACGCGCAGAGAAGCAGTGGGACAGCTACGCAAACCGGATAGAGATCACGGGCGGAACAGACCACCAGCGAAAGACCTTCTACTCCTGCCTTTATCGCGCATTGCTCTTCCCTCACACCTGGCACGAGTTCGACGCAAGCGGCCAACCGCAACACTTCAGCCCCTACGATGGCAAAGTTCATACTGGCGTGATGTATGCGGATCATGGTTATTGGGATGTGTATCGCGCCTGGTATCCACTCATGTCGATTCTCTGGCCGGAGAAACTCGGCGAAATCCTCGAGAGCTGGGTGAATGCCTACCGTGAAGGAGGCTGGCTCCCCCAATTCCCTTGTCCCGGTTACCGCGCCTGCATGACCGGCAGCCTCATCGACGCCGTCTTCGGGGACGCGGCTGCGAAAGGCATCCCTGGATTTGATCTGAAGACCGCGTATGAGGGCCTAAAGAAACACGCGACACAACCCGGCGATCCGGAAAAGGGATATGGGCGTCGTGGGATCGAGAGTTATCTGAAACTCGGCTATGTTCCCGTTGAATCCGTAAGCCAGTCCGTCGCCGAGACCGTCGATGCCGCCTATGGCGACTTCTGCATATCTCAGGTAGCAACTGCGCTCGGACAGAATGACGACGCCCGCATGTTCCTCGAGAGATCACGCAACTGGCGCCGCGTGTTTGATCCGAAGACGGGGTTTTTTCGCGGCAAACATGAGGACGGCACATGGCTTGAGCCCTTCGACGAATTCCAGTGGGGCTCGCCCTACGTAGAAGGCTCGGCATGGCAACATCGGTGGGATGCGCCTCATGAAATCGCCGCACTCATCAGTCAAATGGGCGGCCAAGCGAGTGCTGTCGCTGCACTCGATCGTATGTTGTCGCTGCCGCCGACCTTTCATGTCGGTGTCTACGGCCAGGAGATCCACGAGATGTCCGAAATGGCAGCCGTCGATTTCGGACAGTATGCGCAAAGCAACCAGCCCGTGCATCACCTGCTGTACATCTATGCAGTGGCCAGCCGGCCAGATCGCACGCAGTACTGGGTCCGTCAGGTGCTCAACAAGCTCTACAGTCCCGACGACTTTCCCGGCGACGAAGATACAGGCTCCATGGCCGCCTGGTACATTCTCAGCGCGATTGGTTTCTATCCGCTATGCCCGGGTAAGGCGGAGTACGTATTCGGCAGCCCGCTCTTTGAAAAAGTTACGCTGCATCTCCCGATGAACAAGACGCTTGAGATCGAGGCCCGGGACCAAAGCGAAACCGCGGTTTACGTCTCTAGCCTTACCGTCAACGGAACGCCTCAAAAATCTCCGTATCTCCCCCACGAGACTGTCATGCGCGGCGGAAGAATCGAATTTTCCATGCAGGATCACCCGCTGAAAAGCTGA
- a CDS encoding glycoside hydrolase family 125 protein gives MLLAGGAAVVQSAVHPLAAPAQAQALAGRPAPSERRFSSPAIESVIRETSRRIADPQLAAMFEQCFPNTLDTTVFFDQQSRPPDTFIITGDIDAMWLRDSSSQVWPYLPFARQDARLQAMLQGVVRRHARLVLIDPYANAFMRTAADPPLSWAVHDDTTMFPGVAERKWEVDSLCHVARLAHGYWQNTGDTTPFDATWKASAWKIVQTFREQQRKNGNGPYEFQRSSRIPTDTLPLGGYGNPARPVGLIFSMFRPSDDACIFPLFIPANLFAVQALSLLSELAHKAAQDERLAQACDDLSREVRSALTAHGTIQHGTLGNIWAYEVDGYGNALMMDDAGVPSLLSLPYLGCCASNDPLYQRTRRFVLSSDNPYFIKGTAADGVGSPHAGQSNIWPMGIIVQAMTSNDDQEIRQCLRWLRDTTAGTKFMHESFNKDDASNFTRPWFAWVNTLFGELILNLLQKKPHLLRESI, from the coding sequence ATGCTTCTCGCAGGGGGCGCCGCAGTCGTGCAGTCGGCCGTTCATCCACTGGCGGCCCCGGCACAGGCACAGGCTTTGGCCGGACGGCCCGCGCCTTCCGAGCGCCGCTTCTCCAGCCCGGCTATTGAATCCGTCATCAGGGAGACGAGCCGCCGCATTGCCGATCCCCAGCTCGCTGCGATGTTCGAACAGTGCTTCCCGAACACTCTCGACACAACTGTTTTCTTCGACCAGCAGAGCAGACCGCCCGATACCTTCATTATTACCGGCGACATCGACGCAATGTGGCTTCGCGATTCCTCCTCGCAGGTCTGGCCCTATCTTCCGTTCGCCCGACAGGACGCTCGCCTCCAAGCCATGCTGCAGGGCGTTGTACGACGGCATGCGCGCTTGGTTCTGATCGACCCTTATGCAAACGCCTTCATGCGGACAGCCGCTGATCCACCGCTGAGCTGGGCAGTGCATGACGATACCACGATGTTTCCCGGCGTCGCTGAGCGCAAATGGGAGGTCGATTCGCTCTGCCATGTGGCCCGGCTCGCCCATGGCTACTGGCAGAACACGGGGGACACCACACCGTTCGACGCTACGTGGAAGGCGAGCGCATGGAAGATCGTACAGACCTTCCGCGAACAACAACGCAAGAACGGGAATGGACCCTACGAGTTCCAGCGTTCCTCCCGCATCCCCACGGACACTCTGCCCCTCGGCGGCTACGGAAACCCCGCAAGGCCTGTGGGCCTCATCTTCTCCATGTTCCGGCCGTCCGATGACGCCTGTATCTTCCCGCTGTTTATTCCGGCAAACCTGTTCGCCGTGCAAGCACTGTCGCTCCTCTCCGAACTTGCCCACAAGGCCGCGCAGGATGAGCGCCTCGCACAAGCCTGCGACGATCTGTCCCGTGAAGTACGATCTGCACTCACGGCGCATGGCACTATACAGCACGGCACGCTCGGCAACATATGGGCGTATGAGGTCGACGGCTACGGTAATGCATTGATGATGGATGATGCCGGAGTGCCCAGCCTTCTCAGCCTTCCCTACCTTGGCTGCTGCGCGTCGAATGACCCGCTCTATCAACGCACCCGGCGCTTCGTACTTAGCTCGGACAACCCGTATTTCATCAAAGGAACCGCCGCTGACGGAGTCGGCAGCCCGCATGCCGGCCAGTCCAACATTTGGCCGATGGGAATCATCGTTCAGGCGATGACGTCGAATGATGATCAGGAAATTCGACAGTGCCTCCGCTGGCTGCGTGACACAACAGCGGGCACCAAATTCATGCATGAGTCGTTCAACAAAGACGATGCGTCAAATTTCACGCGACCATGGTTCGCTTGGGTGAACACTCTTTTTGGGGAGCTGATCCTTAACCTCCTGCAGAAAAAACCTCACCTCCTGCGCGAATCAATCTGA
- a CDS encoding beta-galactosidase, with translation MNRRTFAKTVGLSGLGALLPKPIRATNLFESDPPGSSALAASPWDVYRLGASYYPEWWDPSEWEPDFAGMQALGVNTVRMGEFAWSSFEPQEGKFVFDWMDHAIEIANRHGIKVLLGTPTAAVPPWLYQLHPDVLGASAIGPYTYGGRKGYCTNSPNYLAASARITQALAEHYGSHPGVIGWQLDNEPGIPFECYDLNCEHAFQRWLQKRYGSLDELNRTWNGAFWSNHYTDWSQIHFPKNSGEGGWQPAISLNYREFFSDSYLNHLRRQADILHQVTKHQFVYTNWPSTTWSVDVHKAGAEFLDATAWDNYVSAPGLTEYQHQYISCLNHDLARCASHEQRFFCAEQIAYLPPNALDEGLRMQAYLNLAHGSRGHIYFEWRRPVAGGEQARPSFIKGFDGKLTPQGPILERIGREFGELGPALANATTNADVGLLYDFTNEFAQGFWSVGDRTDRYDAECSRFYAGLKSLQRNIDIVPLTAELDRYKLIAAPNLRLIDDVVADKLKAYVARGGVLILTYRVGTQHTDASMRHILSPGVFADIAGVSAIARLDLVEYSSARGQMDSAHETQLGVVFNGSSEVFKPRTIMESLQLHGAEPVASFRGGRMEGLPAVTRHRYEKGWVIYAGTDSGEHGFHEGLASLAAAAAGVKPLLEVPRGVAVTTREDQHRVYYFLLNLTETPHDNIALPRPMENWTENRRSVSSVRLEPVGVALLAAAKNA, from the coding sequence ATGAATCGGCGAACCTTTGCGAAGACTGTCGGTTTGTCCGGCCTGGGCGCTCTGCTTCCCAAGCCAATTCGCGCGACAAACTTGTTTGAATCAGATCCTCCCGGCAGTTCTGCCCTCGCCGCTTCTCCATGGGATGTCTATCGCCTGGGAGCTTCCTATTATCCCGAGTGGTGGGACCCCTCTGAGTGGGAGCCCGATTTTGCCGGGATGCAGGCACTTGGTGTGAACACAGTTCGTATGGGCGAGTTTGCGTGGTCGTCCTTTGAACCGCAAGAAGGAAAGTTTGTTTTCGACTGGATGGATCATGCGATTGAAATCGCAAATCGGCATGGCATCAAGGTCCTCTTGGGCACACCCACTGCTGCCGTGCCGCCATGGCTGTATCAGCTTCATCCGGATGTGCTGGGCGCCAGCGCAATCGGCCCCTACACGTACGGAGGGCGCAAGGGATATTGCACGAACAGCCCGAACTATCTCGCAGCGAGCGCTCGAATCACACAGGCGCTTGCCGAGCACTACGGCTCGCATCCTGGAGTTATCGGGTGGCAGCTCGATAACGAGCCGGGAATTCCTTTCGAGTGCTACGACCTGAACTGCGAGCATGCATTTCAGCGGTGGCTTCAGAAGCGGTATGGCAGTCTCGATGAGTTGAACCGTACGTGGAACGGGGCGTTCTGGAGCAACCACTATACGGACTGGTCACAAATTCACTTCCCGAAGAATTCCGGTGAAGGCGGATGGCAGCCGGCGATCAGTCTTAACTATCGCGAGTTCTTTTCGGATTCCTACCTCAATCATCTTCGTCGTCAGGCGGACATTCTTCATCAGGTTACGAAGCATCAGTTCGTGTACACCAATTGGCCAAGCACCACATGGTCGGTTGATGTGCACAAAGCTGGCGCCGAGTTTCTGGATGCGACGGCCTGGGATAACTACGTAAGCGCCCCGGGCCTGACGGAGTATCAGCATCAGTACATTTCCTGCTTGAATCACGACCTTGCGCGCTGTGCCAGCCACGAGCAACGGTTCTTCTGCGCGGAACAGATCGCGTATCTGCCGCCGAATGCACTCGACGAAGGTCTGCGGATGCAGGCTTATCTGAATTTGGCACACGGAAGTCGCGGCCATATCTACTTCGAGTGGCGCAGGCCAGTTGCGGGCGGAGAGCAAGCCCGGCCTTCGTTCATCAAGGGATTCGACGGCAAGTTGACCCCGCAGGGGCCAATTCTCGAACGCATTGGACGCGAGTTCGGCGAGCTCGGTCCTGCGCTTGCTAATGCCACGACGAACGCCGACGTTGGTCTTTTGTACGATTTCACGAATGAGTTCGCGCAAGGCTTCTGGTCGGTCGGCGACCGCACGGATCGTTATGACGCCGAGTGTTCGCGCTTTTACGCTGGGTTGAAGTCGTTGCAGCGCAACATTGATATCGTTCCTCTCACGGCCGAACTCGATCGGTACAAGCTGATTGCTGCTCCGAACCTACGGTTGATCGATGATGTGGTGGCGGACAAGCTGAAAGCGTATGTCGCGCGTGGCGGTGTGCTGATCCTCACTTACCGCGTCGGCACTCAGCATACTGACGCCAGCATGCGCCACATCCTGTCGCCCGGAGTGTTCGCTGACATCGCGGGCGTGTCCGCGATCGCAAGGCTGGATCTGGTTGAATACAGCTCCGCACGCGGACAGATGGACAGCGCGCATGAGACGCAACTGGGCGTCGTGTTCAACGGCAGTTCCGAGGTTTTCAAGCCACGGACGATCATGGAGTCTTTGCAACTGCATGGTGCTGAGCCGGTCGCATCCTTCCGCGGGGGTCGTATGGAAGGCTTACCCGCCGTGACGCGTCACCGCTACGAGAAGGGATGGGTCATCTATGCAGGGACCGACAGCGGAGAGCACGGCTTCCACGAGGGGCTCGCGAGTCTGGCCGCAGCTGCTGCCGGTGTTAAGCCACTGCTGGAAGTGCCGCGCGGCGTTGCGGTGACCACTCGTGAAGACCAGCACCGTGTCTACTACTTTCTGCTGAATTTGACGGAGACGCCACACGACAACATCGCACTACCCCGTCCGATGGAGAACTGGACGGAGAATCGCCGGAGCGTGTCGAGCGTTCGCCTGGAGCCGGTGGGCGTCGCTCTCTTGGCTGCTGCAAAGAACGCGTGA
- a CDS encoding glycoside hydrolase family 38 C-terminal domain-containing protein, which produces MKKTRFTTAAAVLAFCAARPGVGTAQAGQAIATFPPTAETTLNRLSGLDHLDSGTWRYHAADMPHGEDPNLDDSAWPVAESNRDLGTEAIWFRRWIEVPKSLDGYDLTGTAIWFHASIDAHLPLTQIIYVNGRRIAMGDNIEPVELLAHVTAGEKILVAVKALATVLPKRFNGTQITIHFSPDRPNPVDLRDEVLSAAILLPSVEADASADRKVLERAVDEIDIKALDTNDQKRFDASLREAQSTLEPLRPTMQKVQVSLDGDAHIDAAWLWPWTESVDVVRRTFSTALQLMDEYPGYVFTQSAAAYNEWMAEKYPDINDEIARRIKEGRWEVVGGMWVEPDLNMPDGESTARSLLIGKRWYQQHYGVDVRVGWNPDSFGYNWQLPQIYKKSGVDYFVTQKMSWNDTNQLPLKLFWWESPDGSKVLTYFPRGYGNRDVGPVRLSANMVQARQQAPGMTDMLDLYGVGDHGGGPTRVILDQASRWMQPGKVAPQMHFGTANAYFESVEKQIAKDSPVWNYQSIAEGYHPPEPQSGSVVIPTWKDELYLETHRGVFTTQANQKRNLRKAPEATLNAEKFASLAWLDGDSYPGVELTEAWKKIAFNGFHDLAAGSGIAQVYRDAQKDFDEVRRIDDEVSRKALETVSARIDTRAPQGVPVIVFNPLAWNRSGFVNVNVQLPNATADVSVFDGSGQVLPSEVISHDATTNRFVIRLFAREIPSMGYSVFRVVPGRRTFKSDLEAHGTTIENASLRVTVDPKTGCITSLYDKRANFETLARGSCGNELQAFKDTPKIYDAWNIDPGTLDQPPTRLDHAESVKLVSNTPLRAVVRVTRSWQSSKFVQDIELDAGSDEVLVNNNIDWHETHVLLKAAFPLAATAPFATYEIPYGTIQRPTTRNNSFEKARFEVPAQKWADLGDTKQGFSLINESKFGYDAVGNLLRLTLLRSPVYPDPNADRGPNHFRYALYPHAGSWKNALTVRKGFEFNYPLIAMQVAPHSGPMPSEHSFLRPASDNVVITAMKKAEDTHSIIVHLYEWKGEDHDVDIDVPAGTTAATETNLMEKPEGESLPLKGNRVTLHVHPFEIVSFRLDYPDRSDVRSGAAE; this is translated from the coding sequence ATGAAGAAGACAAGATTCACGACGGCAGCCGCAGTACTGGCATTTTGTGCAGCACGGCCGGGCGTAGGCACCGCGCAGGCAGGGCAGGCGATTGCGACATTTCCTCCGACCGCGGAGACCACACTCAACCGCCTGTCCGGTCTCGATCATCTTGACAGCGGAACCTGGCGCTATCACGCGGCGGACATGCCCCACGGCGAAGACCCAAATCTGGATGACTCAGCATGGCCGGTGGCGGAATCTAATCGGGATCTCGGAACGGAGGCAATATGGTTTCGGCGTTGGATCGAGGTTCCCAAATCTCTGGATGGTTACGATCTGACTGGCACGGCAATCTGGTTCCATGCCTCGATCGATGCCCACCTTCCACTTACGCAAATCATCTACGTCAACGGCCGCCGCATCGCAATGGGAGACAACATTGAGCCTGTGGAACTGCTGGCGCACGTCACGGCGGGCGAGAAGATACTTGTCGCAGTGAAGGCGCTTGCGACTGTACTGCCGAAGCGTTTCAACGGAACACAGATCACAATCCACTTCTCACCGGACCGCCCGAATCCAGTTGATCTGCGAGATGAGGTGCTGTCGGCGGCCATCCTTCTCCCGTCGGTGGAAGCAGATGCGTCTGCGGATAGAAAGGTGTTGGAGAGGGCCGTCGATGAGATCGACATCAAGGCATTGGACACAAATGATCAGAAAAGGTTCGATGCATCGCTTCGTGAGGCGCAGTCCACGCTTGAGCCGCTAAGACCTACGATGCAGAAGGTGCAGGTATCTCTCGATGGCGATGCACATATTGATGCGGCATGGTTGTGGCCCTGGACTGAATCCGTCGACGTCGTGCGGCGTACCTTCTCCACGGCACTGCAATTGATGGATGAATATCCGGGATATGTGTTTACGCAGTCCGCGGCTGCGTACAACGAGTGGATGGCCGAGAAGTATCCGGACATCAACGATGAGATTGCAAGGCGGATCAAGGAAGGCCGGTGGGAGGTCGTTGGAGGTATGTGGGTCGAGCCCGACCTGAACATGCCCGATGGTGAGTCGACCGCTCGGTCGCTGCTCATCGGAAAACGCTGGTATCAACAGCACTATGGTGTGGATGTGCGAGTCGGCTGGAATCCTGATTCCTTTGGGTACAACTGGCAGTTGCCGCAGATCTACAAGAAGTCCGGCGTCGATTATTTCGTCACGCAGAAGATGAGCTGGAACGACACGAACCAGTTACCACTGAAACTCTTCTGGTGGGAGTCGCCAGACGGCAGCAAGGTGCTGACCTATTTCCCAAGAGGCTATGGGAATCGCGACGTAGGCCCCGTGCGGTTGTCTGCAAACATGGTGCAGGCGCGCCAACAAGCCCCAGGCATGACGGATATGTTGGACTTGTATGGCGTGGGTGACCACGGTGGTGGGCCGACACGCGTCATTCTCGATCAGGCCTCGCGCTGGATGCAGCCCGGCAAGGTTGCGCCGCAGATGCACTTCGGCACAGCGAATGCTTACTTCGAATCTGTCGAGAAGCAGATCGCGAAGGACTCGCCGGTCTGGAACTATCAGAGCATCGCGGAGGGATATCACCCACCCGAGCCGCAGTCCGGTTCGGTTGTGATTCCAACGTGGAAAGATGAGCTCTACCTCGAGACCCATCGAGGCGTGTTCACAACTCAGGCCAATCAGAAGCGCAACCTTCGCAAAGCGCCGGAGGCAACGCTGAATGCGGAGAAGTTTGCATCGCTGGCGTGGCTGGATGGCGACTCATATCCTGGAGTGGAACTGACGGAGGCATGGAAGAAGATCGCCTTCAATGGCTTTCATGATCTCGCCGCAGGCTCCGGCATCGCCCAGGTCTACCGGGATGCACAGAAGGATTTCGACGAAGTCCGACGGATTGATGATGAGGTAAGTCGCAAGGCGCTTGAGACGGTTTCTGCCCGCATTGATACGCGAGCTCCTCAGGGCGTTCCCGTCATCGTGTTCAATCCGCTCGCGTGGAACCGGTCTGGATTTGTCAATGTAAACGTGCAGCTGCCAAACGCTACCGCAGACGTATCGGTATTCGATGGTAGTGGACAAGTGCTGCCGTCAGAGGTGATCTCACATGATGCGACGACGAACAGGTTTGTAATTCGGCTGTTCGCACGCGAGATTCCATCCATGGGCTACAGCGTTTTCCGCGTTGTGCCGGGGCGCCGCACCTTCAAGAGTGATCTTGAGGCGCATGGAACAACGATTGAAAATGCATCTCTTCGGGTGACCGTTGATCCGAAGACGGGTTGCATTACGAGTCTCTATGACAAGCGTGCGAACTTTGAAACGCTCGCGCGGGGAAGCTGTGGGAACGAACTGCAGGCGTTCAAGGATACGCCGAAGATCTACGATGCCTGGAACATCGATCCCGGCACACTCGATCAACCGCCCACGCGCCTCGACCATGCCGAATCAGTGAAGCTCGTCAGCAACACGCCTCTCCGCGCCGTTGTGCGTGTAACGCGTTCCTGGCAGAGTTCGAAGTTCGTGCAGGATATTGAGCTCGACGCTGGATCTGACGAAGTGCTGGTCAATAACAACATTGACTGGCACGAAACGCACGTGCTGCTCAAGGCTGCATTTCCGCTGGCTGCAACCGCACCGTTCGCAACCTATGAGATCCCCTACGGGACGATCCAGCGTCCTACAACGCGCAACAATTCCTTTGAGAAGGCTCGCTTCGAGGTGCCAGCCCAAAAGTGGGCGGACCTGGGCGACACGAAGCAGGGTTTCAGTCTCATAAACGAGAGCAAGTTCGGTTACGATGCTGTCGGAAATCTCCTTCGGCTCACCTTGCTTCGGTCGCCTGTCTATCCGGACCCCAACGCGGATCGTGGGCCAAATCACTTTCGGTATGCGCTCTATCCCCATGCCGGCAGCTGGAAAAATGCGCTCACTGTCCGAAAAGGATTTGAATTCAACTATCCGCTGATTGCTATGCAAGTAGCCCCGCATAGTGGCCCGATGCCGTCGGAGCATTCGTTTCTGCGACCCGCATCAGACAACGTTGTCATAACGGCGATGAAGAAGGCCGAGGACACACATTCCATCATCGTTCACCTGTATGAGTGGAAGGGCGAGGATCACGACGTTGATATCGATGTCCCCGCCGGTACGACCGCTGCAACGGAGACCAATCTGATGGAGAAGCCCGAAGGTGAAAGTCTCCCACTGAAAGGAAATCGCGTAACGCTCCACGTGCATCCGTTCGAGATTGTCTCGTTCCGTTTGGACTACCCGGACAGGTCAGACGTACGATCGGGCGCGGCGGAGTGA